A region from the Cystobacter ferrugineus genome encodes:
- a CDS encoding TetR/AcrR family transcriptional regulator, translating to MAASSPPSATPVGRSSTEVRRQRILQVAKGHFERFGFRRTRIEDIAREAGIAKGAVYLEFESKEVLLHAVIGTLFEEIGRRYAAEVMVLGSPRERLRATLRFSYRELARDTLFERLVREDPEVAVLRSLAESGDNPRKADAQLEMIRGWVREGIERGEFRADLDIEAVPFVLGLMRFLHYHTGLVTTGDRISRERLLDAVIDIFIAGLSAPTPPAPPPRKRPGGDSKR from the coding sequence ATGGCAGCGTCTTCCCCCCCATCGGCCACGCCTGTCGGCCGCTCATCCACCGAGGTGCGGCGCCAGCGCATCCTCCAGGTGGCCAAGGGCCACTTCGAGCGCTTCGGCTTCCGCCGCACCCGCATCGAGGACATCGCCCGCGAGGCGGGTATCGCCAAGGGGGCCGTCTACCTGGAGTTCGAGAGCAAGGAGGTCCTGCTCCACGCGGTCATCGGCACCCTGTTCGAGGAGATAGGGCGCCGGTACGCCGCGGAGGTGATGGTGTTGGGGTCGCCCCGCGAGCGGCTGCGCGCCACGCTGCGCTTCTCCTACCGCGAGCTCGCCCGCGATACCTTGTTCGAGCGGCTCGTCCGCGAGGATCCCGAGGTGGCGGTGCTCCGCTCCCTGGCGGAGTCCGGAGACAACCCGCGCAAGGCGGATGCCCAGCTGGAGATGATTCGCGGCTGGGTGCGCGAGGGGATCGAGCGGGGCGAGTTTCGCGCCGATCTGGACATCGAAGCGGTGCCCTTCGTCCTGGGGCTGATGCGCTTCCTGCACTATCACACCGGGCTCGTCACCACCGGAGACCGCATCTCCCGCGAGCGCCTGCTCGACGCCGTCATCGACATCTTCATCGCGGGGCTCTCCGCGCCCACTCCCCCTGCTCCGCCCCCGCGCAAGCGCCCGGGCGGGGATTCCAAGAGGTAA
- a CDS encoding ABC transporter ATP-binding protein: MHAIEIEQLTRVYGSVRAVDGVSFHVEPGEIFGFMGHNGAGKTTTLRMLLGLTRPTSGGARVLGHDVVHESLAVRRQCGFLPASYALPAHMTARQFLHYVAAMFDLDAGVAETRIQSLLQLFGLEAAADRKLGGFSTGMTQKVGLAQALVNEPRLLLLDEPTSGLDPLGRHELLEHLRRLSSEHGVTVLFSSHILSDIETLCRRVAALHQGRLVAFGPVEALKSEHRSANMDELYLSLARRAA; encoded by the coding sequence ATGCATGCCATCGAGATCGAGCAACTCACCCGCGTCTACGGCTCCGTCCGGGCCGTGGACGGGGTGAGCTTCCATGTAGAGCCCGGAGAGATTTTCGGCTTCATGGGTCACAACGGCGCGGGGAAGACGACCACCCTGCGAATGCTGCTCGGGTTGACGCGTCCCACCTCGGGCGGGGCCCGGGTGCTCGGCCACGACGTGGTGCACGAGAGCCTCGCGGTGCGCCGTCAATGTGGCTTCCTTCCCGCCAGCTACGCGCTCCCGGCCCACATGACGGCGCGCCAGTTCCTCCACTACGTCGCCGCGATGTTCGACCTCGACGCCGGCGTGGCCGAGACGCGCATCCAGTCGCTGCTCCAACTCTTCGGGCTCGAGGCCGCGGCGGACCGGAAGCTCGGTGGCTTCTCCACCGGCATGACGCAGAAGGTGGGGCTTGCCCAGGCCCTCGTCAACGAGCCTCGCCTCCTGCTGCTGGACGAGCCCACCTCGGGGTTGGATCCGCTCGGCCGCCACGAGCTGCTCGAGCACCTGCGCCGCCTGTCCTCCGAGCACGGCGTCACCGTGCTCTTCTCCAGCCACATCCTGTCGGACATCGAGACGCTCTGCCGACGTGTCGCGGCGCTGCACCAGGGCAGGCTCGTCGCCTTCGGCCCCGTCGAGGCGCTCAAGAGCGAGCACCGCTCGGCGAACATGGACGAGCTCTACCTGTCGCTCGCGAGGAGGGCCGCGTGA
- a CDS encoding ABC transporter permease subunit, giving the protein MKARFLWLDMRATLGERKTWLAAGMMLYAAISMPFIAAKPPKHVLSALEGWFSTSDPFILFLFVWTDLAMNKCILILGVVLAGSLLIRERETGQLAVLLSKPISPAAYFLTRTLSACAVMAVLYIGTHLAAAPLIARSVPGFRAGLFFASMAVHLFAALFTVCFSALMSVLIQRRAMAGLVSLLVLSLLVGMAFMGFYNPAWSGISAFNPLTQGISVLGHVDELHPGHVLTPIAILLGMNAAVLALGALRVRQLEV; this is encoded by the coding sequence GTGAAGGCGCGCTTTCTCTGGCTCGACATGCGGGCCACGCTCGGCGAGCGCAAGACCTGGCTGGCCGCGGGCATGATGCTCTACGCGGCCATCTCCATGCCCTTCATCGCGGCGAAACCGCCCAAGCACGTGCTCTCGGCGCTCGAGGGGTGGTTCTCCACGTCGGATCCCTTCATCCTCTTCCTGTTCGTCTGGACGGACCTGGCGATGAACAAGTGCATCCTCATCCTCGGGGTGGTGCTCGCGGGCAGTCTGCTCATCCGCGAGCGGGAGACGGGGCAGCTCGCGGTGTTGCTGTCCAAGCCCATCTCGCCCGCCGCGTACTTCCTGACGCGGACGTTGTCGGCCTGTGCCGTCATGGCGGTGCTCTACATTGGCACGCACCTGGCCGCCGCGCCGCTCATCGCCCGGAGCGTGCCGGGGTTCCGCGCGGGGCTCTTCTTCGCCTCCATGGCGGTGCACCTCTTCGCCGCGCTCTTCACCGTCTGCTTCAGCGCCCTCATGTCCGTGCTCATCCAGCGGCGGGCCATGGCGGGACTCGTCAGCCTGCTGGTGCTCAGCCTGCTCGTGGGCATGGCCTTCATGGGCTTCTACAACCCCGCCTGGAGTGGCATCTCCGCCTTCAACCCCCTCACCCAGGGCATCTCCGTGCTCGGCCATGTGGATGAGCTGCACCCCGGGCACGTGCTGACGCCCATCGCCATCCTGCTGGGGATGAACGCGGCCGTACTCGCCCTCGGCGCCCTCCGGGTGCGCCAGTTGGAGGTGTGA
- a CDS encoding response regulator produces MKARVLIVDDSATVRADMRGVLSAAGFGTTLCDSLASARKALREQDFELLILDMLLPDGDGVELLEELRRDTRTANLPVLMLSTEAAVVQRLKGLSHGANDYVGKPYDPAYVVRKAHELTQVPEADGTPRLVSAGRRRRVMVVDGRIDFRHRAADALRKDGHDVIIAESGTDAMRLLEAQPVDCILLDLEMPGLDGPEWVRSVRSLDGTAHVAVVGLTSGFDAKLISEALAVKVDAFCSKTEDIEVLRAQVRTELRRRAESEGLTTPSGSFPAVSSAAHAPVHAHAHPSTHAHPHPVTPAAVSPSAHHLPATHAPTAAAHPPAGHTGSLFDAVVARCGLSPVIAPSTMTRACRKAGVDPQLLTPVSLARVLPTIRDMLSIFLDAQEVERRVHSIQLLTQGGPSGTAAVDVRKTRSP; encoded by the coding sequence ATGAAGGCACGTGTGCTCATCGTGGACGACAGCGCGACGGTGCGCGCGGACATGCGCGGGGTGTTGAGCGCCGCGGGGTTTGGTACCACCCTGTGCGACAGCCTCGCCTCGGCGCGCAAGGCCCTGCGCGAGCAGGACTTCGAGCTGCTCATCCTGGACATGTTGCTGCCGGACGGGGACGGCGTGGAGCTGCTGGAGGAGCTGCGGCGCGACACGCGCACCGCGAACCTGCCCGTGCTGATGCTGTCCACCGAGGCGGCGGTGGTGCAGCGGCTCAAGGGCCTGTCCCATGGCGCCAATGACTACGTGGGCAAGCCCTACGACCCGGCCTACGTGGTGCGCAAGGCGCACGAGCTCACGCAGGTGCCCGAGGCGGACGGCACGCCCCGGCTGGTTTCCGCCGGCCGGCGCCGCCGGGTGATGGTGGTGGATGGCCGCATCGACTTCCGCCATCGCGCCGCGGACGCCCTGCGCAAGGACGGCCATGACGTCATCATCGCCGAGTCCGGCACGGACGCCATGCGGCTGTTGGAAGCCCAGCCGGTGGACTGCATCCTGTTGGACCTGGAGATGCCGGGGTTGGATGGGCCGGAGTGGGTGCGCTCGGTGCGCAGCCTGGATGGCACGGCCCATGTGGCCGTGGTGGGCCTGACGTCCGGCTTCGACGCGAAGCTCATCTCCGAGGCGCTCGCGGTGAAGGTGGATGCCTTCTGCTCGAAGACGGAGGACATCGAGGTGCTGCGTGCCCAGGTGCGCACCGAGCTGCGGCGCCGCGCGGAGTCCGAGGGGCTCACCACTCCCTCCGGCTCCTTCCCCGCCGTCTCCTCCGCCGCGCATGCTCCCGTGCATGCGCACGCGCACCCGTCCACGCACGCTCATCCTCATCCGGTGACGCCCGCCGCCGTGTCGCCCTCGGCGCATCACCTGCCCGCGACGCATGCGCCCACCGCCGCCGCGCATCCTCCCGCGGGGCATACGGGCTCGCTCTTCGACGCGGTGGTGGCGCGCTGTGGCCTGTCTCCCGTCATCGCGCCCTCGACGATGACGCGCGCGTGCCGCAAGGCCGGGGTGGATCCTCAGCTCCTCACCCCCGTGTCGCTCGCCCGGGTGCTGCCCACCATCCGCGACATGCTGTCCATCTTCCTCGATGCCCAGGAAGTGGAGCGGCGCGTCCACTCCATCCAACTGCTCACGCAGGGCGGGCCCTCGGGCACCGCCGCGGTGGACGTGCGCAAGACCCGGAGCCCCTAG
- the cheB gene encoding chemotaxis-specific protein-glutamate methyltransferase CheB, translated as MKRLRVLIVDDSLTMRRRLAELFTADGTFEVVGEAIDGQQAFEHCHRVRPDVVTMDLMMPKLDGLRSTELIMAHCPTPIVVLSAAESRTEGQRTMDALAAGAVDAVDKPSGPPDAKWSRTFLERVRLAARVRVITHVRARFQREREPVRPPPVVPAVPTLAQAPRLLVVGASTGGPAAVSFLLGALPPGFPLPMLLVLHTTEQFDTAMVEWLEARSGLQVRKAVDGEALPLPGRLCVRMAPGNRHMVVRGGRLWLEDGPERHSCRPSVDTLFESVARELGGAAIGCLLTGMGRDGAEGLGAMRRAGATTVVEDESTCVVFGMPREAIRLGAAQHVVGLTALPMLLTALARADAREGTA; from the coding sequence ATGAAGCGCCTGCGCGTCCTCATCGTCGACGATTCCCTGACGATGCGCCGCCGGCTCGCGGAGCTCTTCACGGCGGATGGCACGTTCGAGGTGGTGGGTGAGGCGATCGACGGCCAGCAGGCCTTCGAGCACTGCCACCGGGTGCGGCCGGACGTGGTGACGATGGACCTGATGATGCCCAAGCTGGATGGGCTGCGCTCCACCGAGCTCATCATGGCCCATTGCCCCACCCCCATCGTCGTGCTCTCGGCGGCGGAGAGCCGTACCGAGGGCCAACGCACCATGGACGCGCTGGCCGCGGGGGCGGTGGACGCCGTGGACAAGCCCTCGGGTCCGCCGGACGCGAAGTGGTCGCGCACGTTCCTGGAGCGGGTGCGGCTGGCGGCGCGCGTGCGCGTCATCACCCACGTGAGGGCTCGCTTCCAGCGCGAGCGCGAGCCGGTCCGCCCCCCGCCCGTGGTGCCGGCGGTCCCCACGCTCGCCCAGGCTCCCCGGCTGCTCGTCGTGGGGGCCTCCACCGGGGGGCCCGCCGCCGTGAGCTTCCTGCTCGGTGCGCTGCCGCCGGGCTTCCCCCTGCCCATGCTGCTGGTGCTTCACACCACCGAGCAGTTCGACACCGCCATGGTGGAGTGGTTGGAGGCGCGCAGCGGCCTGCAGGTGCGCAAGGCCGTGGACGGCGAGGCCCTGCCGCTGCCGGGCCGGCTGTGCGTGCGCATGGCACCGGGCAATCGGCACATGGTGGTCCGGGGTGGGAGGTTGTGGCTCGAAGACGGACCCGAGCGTCACTCCTGCCGACCGTCGGTGGACACGTTATTCGAATCGGTGGCGCGGGAACTGGGCGGGGCGGCCATCGGGTGTTTACTGACGGGCATGGGACGAGACGGAGCGGAGGGGCTGGGGGCGATGCGGCGCGCGGGGGCCACCACGGTGGTAGAGGATGAATCGACGTGCGTGGTATTCGGCATGCCCCGCGAGGCCATCCGGCTGGGCGCGGCGCAGCATGTGGTGGGGCTGACGGCGCTGCCCATGTTGCTGACGGCGCTCGCACGGGCGGACGCGAGGGAAGGAACGGCATGA
- a CDS encoding hybrid sensor histidine kinase/response regulator, producing MSLDSDPLLYFRIEARELLEQLTQGLLALDDGEGGAEAVPELFRYAHTLKGAARVVGQVRLAEMAHAVEDALSSYRDSGNVLPADSVHEFLRLVGQMAVALDALDAPPPAPEQTPTQEESAIRLAEAPSSSSEVVRVELERLDTLLEGLSEAVVQLGGLRGVVESLAQAQQGANGLIEQLTSPVASSGTAAERARWLSRVLAVAEGIRSSLGKAGRQLGGGLGQVESELGRLRDGAHALRLVPAQTLFGPLELAARDVASSLGRQVEVRAEGGDIQIDGHVLSAVRQALLHVVRNAVDHGLENPDERRALGKSPMGIFKLEVRRRGGRVSFLCEDDGRGVDLGRVRQVALERGVTTLDEVETLDEAGLLELLFRPGFSTARAVTDLSGRGVGLDVVRDTVRRLKGEVSISSRPGLGTSIQLEVPLTLASLEVLGVLAGGQRLLLPLESLGGALHLQGDAVTWTGGRGSISHEGEVLSFQPLVEVLDSAGASAQRPRAWSVLVLDAGTGGRAAVGVDKLLGISRRVSRPLPATVPSLPLVAGASFDEQGVPLLLLDAAGLVRRIQSGTTGGVPQVRPLTRHRVLVVDDSVTTRMLEKSILEAAGYQVELAASGEEGLEKIKRGGHSLLIVDVEMPGMSGLDVTRHLRATPEFQSLPILMVSSLATEEDLRRSREAGVSAYIVKGEFHQHRFLETVARLAAQGAAQGRRSAS from the coding sequence ATGAGCCTGGACAGTGATCCCCTGCTCTACTTCCGCATCGAGGCCCGGGAGCTGCTGGAGCAGCTCACGCAGGGCCTGCTCGCGCTGGACGACGGCGAGGGAGGTGCGGAGGCCGTGCCCGAACTCTTCCGCTACGCGCACACCCTCAAGGGGGCGGCGCGCGTGGTGGGGCAGGTGCGCCTGGCGGAGATGGCGCACGCGGTGGAGGACGCGCTCTCGTCCTACCGCGACAGCGGCAACGTCCTGCCCGCCGACAGCGTGCACGAGTTCCTGCGGCTGGTGGGCCAGATGGCCGTCGCCCTGGATGCCCTGGACGCGCCGCCACCGGCGCCCGAGCAGACTCCCACGCAGGAAGAGTCCGCCATCCGCCTCGCCGAGGCCCCCTCGTCCTCGTCCGAGGTGGTGCGCGTGGAGCTGGAGCGGCTGGACACGCTCCTGGAGGGCTTGAGCGAGGCGGTGGTGCAGCTCGGGGGCCTGCGCGGCGTGGTGGAGTCACTCGCCCAGGCGCAGCAGGGGGCCAACGGCCTCATCGAGCAGCTCACCTCGCCGGTGGCCTCCAGTGGCACGGCGGCCGAGCGTGCCCGGTGGCTGTCGCGGGTGTTGGCGGTGGCCGAGGGCATCCGCTCGTCGCTGGGCAAGGCGGGGCGGCAACTGGGCGGTGGGTTGGGGCAGGTGGAGTCGGAGCTGGGACGCCTGCGCGATGGGGCCCATGCCCTGCGGCTCGTCCCCGCGCAGACGCTCTTCGGCCCCCTGGAACTGGCCGCGCGCGACGTGGCCTCTTCGCTCGGCCGCCAGGTGGAGGTGCGCGCCGAGGGCGGTGACATCCAGATCGACGGACACGTGCTGTCGGCGGTGCGCCAGGCGCTGCTGCACGTGGTGCGCAACGCCGTGGACCATGGGTTGGAGAACCCCGACGAGCGCCGGGCCCTGGGCAAGTCCCCTATGGGTATCTTCAAGCTCGAGGTGCGGAGGCGGGGAGGGCGCGTGTCCTTCCTGTGCGAGGACGATGGGCGGGGCGTGGACCTGGGGCGGGTGCGACAGGTGGCGCTGGAGCGCGGCGTGACCACGCTCGACGAGGTGGAGACCCTGGACGAAGCGGGGCTGCTGGAGCTGCTCTTCCGGCCGGGCTTCAGCACGGCCCGCGCTGTCACGGACCTGTCTGGCCGCGGCGTGGGCCTGGACGTGGTGCGCGACACCGTGCGCCGGCTCAAGGGCGAGGTGTCCATCTCCTCCCGGCCGGGTCTGGGCACGAGCATCCAGTTGGAGGTGCCCCTCACCCTGGCCTCGTTGGAGGTGCTGGGGGTGTTGGCGGGTGGCCAGCGCCTGCTGCTTCCCCTGGAGTCGCTCGGTGGCGCGCTCCACCTGCAGGGCGACGCCGTGACCTGGACGGGGGGCCGGGGCAGCATCTCCCACGAAGGCGAGGTGCTGTCCTTCCAGCCCCTGGTGGAGGTGCTCGACAGCGCGGGGGCGAGCGCGCAGCGGCCCCGGGCCTGGTCCGTGCTGGTGCTCGACGCGGGCACCGGTGGCCGGGCCGCGGTGGGCGTGGACAAGCTGCTTGGCATCTCCCGCCGGGTGAGCCGGCCCCTGCCCGCCACCGTGCCCTCCCTGCCGCTGGTGGCTGGTGCCAGCTTCGACGAGCAGGGCGTGCCCCTGTTGCTCCTGGATGCCGCCGGGCTGGTGCGCCGCATCCAGTCCGGGACCACGGGGGGGGTGCCCCAGGTGCGTCCCCTCACGCGCCACCGCGTCCTCGTGGTGGATGACTCCGTCACCACGCGCATGCTGGAGAAGAGCATCCTCGAGGCCGCGGGCTACCAGGTGGAGCTGGCCGCTTCCGGCGAGGAGGGCCTGGAGAAGATCAAGCGCGGCGGCCACTCGCTGCTCATCGTCGACGTGGAGATGCCGGGCATGTCCGGCCTGGACGTCACGCGCCACCTGCGCGCCACCCCCGAGTTCCAGTCCCTGCCCATCCTCATGGTGTCCTCACTCGCCACGGAAGAGGATCTGCGGCGCAGCCGGGAAGCGGGCGTGTCCGCCTACATCGTCAAGGGCGAGTTCCACCAGCACCGCTTCCTGGAGACGGTGGCGCGGCTGGCGGCCCAGGGTGCCGCCCAGGGACGGAGGTCCGCCTCATGA
- a CDS encoding chemotaxis protein CheW, producing the protein MSASSHRGTLRLEELRDSFDSSFSRPPPAQREPGEALLRLRVGRTSLAVRLADLSGLHLMPRLVRLPGSPASLLGLVGLRGQLLAVHDLSALLGLASGEAPGWLLIAGGSRRVGLAATGFEGQLRASAEQHHHDAASSPHPLLATRVSLPDGRLLPVLDADALVRQLLEEASRSP; encoded by the coding sequence ATGAGTGCGTCATCCCATCGGGGGACCCTGCGGCTGGAGGAGCTGCGCGACAGCTTCGATTCGTCCTTCTCCCGGCCGCCTCCGGCCCAGCGCGAGCCCGGCGAGGCCCTGCTGCGGCTGCGCGTGGGCCGCACGTCCCTGGCCGTGAGGCTCGCGGACCTCTCGGGTCTGCACCTCATGCCCCGCCTGGTGCGTCTGCCCGGGTCGCCGGCCTCGTTGCTGGGGCTCGTCGGCCTTCGGGGTCAACTGCTCGCGGTGCATGATCTCTCGGCGTTGCTGGGGCTCGCATCGGGGGAAGCTCCGGGCTGGCTGCTGATCGCCGGAGGCTCGCGCCGCGTGGGTCTCGCGGCGACGGGCTTCGAGGGCCAGCTGCGTGCTTCCGCCGAGCAGCACCACCACGACGCCGCGTCCTCGCCCCATCCCCTGCTCGCCACCCGCGTGTCACTGCCTGACGGTAGGCTGTTGCCCGTGCTGGACGCGGACGCCCTGGTGCGCCAACTGTTGGAGGAGGCCTCGCGCTCCCCATGA
- a CDS encoding CheR family methyltransferase — MTEALSRSPLARFTALVERRLGLHYEPEQWDELAPLLFERSASRGVEGYLSLLSSSGSEAEWRALAERLTVGETYFLRHPAQLEVLVSKVLPSLAQPGASLRVLCAGCSTGEEPYSIALLCREQGKVDPSQLRVLGIDVNPRAIAHARNARYSTWSLRSVPVALRERWFQRSSEGFFLRPALRDQVLFEERNLLEEAPAFWAPASFHVILCRNVMLYFPPEVTRKIIARMSQALVPGGYLFLGPSETLRGISEDFELLRSADAFYYRRKAPAPATAAEPARTPVPETSAKKTPGPLPLPALEGLDSLLPLLDAERYAEAWTRLEALPQAAQPQGQLLRAVLHLNAGRFAEAALAGQQLLSVRDTEASAHFLLGVCLEHSGDEAGARNRYAAAARADPTFALSHLRAGTLARRAGNVAEARVALRMALSLLPQEKPLRLTLFGGGFGRHGLMQVGLRELQACTEVP; from the coding sequence TTGACCGAGGCTCTGTCGCGCTCACCCCTCGCCCGCTTCACCGCCCTGGTCGAGCGCCGGTTGGGCCTGCATTACGAACCGGAGCAGTGGGACGAGCTGGCCCCCTTGCTGTTCGAGCGCTCGGCCAGCCGCGGCGTGGAGGGGTACCTGTCGCTGTTGAGCTCCTCGGGCTCCGAGGCCGAGTGGCGGGCACTCGCGGAGCGGCTCACGGTGGGGGAGACGTACTTCCTGCGCCACCCCGCCCAGCTCGAGGTGCTGGTGTCCAAGGTACTGCCCTCGTTGGCGCAGCCGGGGGCGTCCCTCCGCGTGCTGTGCGCCGGGTGCTCCACGGGGGAAGAGCCCTACTCCATCGCGCTCCTGTGCCGCGAGCAGGGCAAGGTGGACCCCTCGCAGTTGCGCGTGCTGGGCATCGACGTCAACCCGCGCGCCATCGCCCACGCCCGCAACGCGCGCTACTCGACCTGGTCGCTGCGCTCCGTGCCGGTGGCCCTGCGCGAGCGCTGGTTCCAGCGCTCCTCCGAGGGCTTCTTCCTGCGGCCCGCGCTGCGCGATCAGGTGCTCTTCGAGGAGCGCAACCTGCTGGAGGAGGCCCCCGCCTTCTGGGCCCCGGCCTCCTTCCACGTCATCCTCTGCCGCAACGTCATGCTCTACTTTCCCCCCGAGGTGACGCGGAAGATCATCGCCCGCATGTCGCAGGCGCTCGTCCCCGGGGGCTATCTCTTCCTGGGGCCCAGCGAGACGCTGCGCGGTATCTCCGAGGACTTCGAGCTCTTGCGCAGCGCGGACGCCTTCTACTACCGCCGCAAGGCTCCCGCTCCGGCCACCGCCGCCGAGCCCGCGCGCACGCCCGTGCCCGAGACCTCGGCGAAGAAGACGCCTGGCCCGCTGCCGCTGCCGGCGCTGGAGGGGCTGGACTCGCTGCTGCCGCTGCTCGACGCGGAGCGCTACGCGGAGGCCTGGACCCGGCTGGAGGCGCTGCCCCAGGCGGCACAACCCCAGGGGCAGTTGTTGCGTGCCGTGCTGCACCTGAACGCGGGCCGCTTCGCCGAGGCCGCGCTCGCGGGGCAGCAGCTCCTGTCGGTGAGGGATACGGAGGCCTCGGCCCATTTCCTGCTCGGGGTGTGTCTGGAGCACTCCGGGGACGAGGCCGGGGCGCGCAACCGCTACGCGGCGGCCGCGCGCGCGGATCCCACCTTCGCCTTGAGCCACCTGCGCGCGGGGACACTGGCGCGGCGGGCGGGCAACGTGGCGGAGGCCCGGGTGGCGCTGCGCATGGCGCTCTCGCTGCTTCCCCAGGAGAAGCCCTTGCGCCTGACGCTCTTCGGCGGGGGCTTTGGCCGGCATGGATTGATGCAGGTGGGCTTGCGTGAACTGCAGGCGTGTACGGAGGTGCCATGA
- a CDS encoding chemotaxis protein CheW, translating into MSGTGSRRFLLVRARSWMCALPLEEVEETMRPLPVTPVASAPVFVRGVSLVRGTSAPVVSLGALLSGGAAEPCKGGRFVSLRVPEGRLVIEVDEVRGLSSLEADTLEAVPSLLRETAQGHVQRLGTLDGHLLAVLGSSHLLPREVWDRLARPEGKELS; encoded by the coding sequence ATGTCCGGGACGGGGTCACGCCGCTTCCTCTTGGTGAGGGCGCGGTCGTGGATGTGCGCGCTGCCCCTCGAGGAAGTCGAGGAGACCATGAGGCCGCTGCCGGTCACGCCGGTGGCGTCGGCGCCCGTCTTCGTGCGTGGAGTCAGCCTGGTGCGCGGCACGTCGGCCCCGGTGGTGAGCCTGGGGGCGCTGCTGAGTGGCGGGGCCGCCGAGCCCTGCAAGGGCGGGCGCTTCGTCTCGCTGCGCGTGCCCGAGGGCCGCCTGGTGATCGAGGTGGATGAGGTGCGGGGCCTGTCCTCGTTGGAGGCGGACACCCTGGAGGCCGTCCCCTCCCTGCTGCGCGAGACGGCCCAGGGCCATGTGCAGCGGTTGGGGACGCTCGACGGCCACCTGCTGGCCGTGTTGGGCTCGTCCCACCTGTTGCCCCGGGAAGTGTGGGACCGCCTGGCGCGGCCCGAGGGGAAGGAACTGTCTTGA